The DNA region taaacaaacgacctgcaagtGGCATTTTTCTATGGCCTCACCGTGTCGTTtcattcaaaatgaaaataaatgatttttaagcagaaaaaaaatcactaccatgtcgaagcgtgtatgtatgcttctgatgtactaaaaggagacgttcacgctagcatgatttttttttaatataatgtaacggcaagctgggctaatctatgattacatgaagttagctaatgtcaaccaatgtcaactcgtaaattaatttgcgcaaaaacgtggctttttctgtaaaataatcatctggcataggatttcacattgtaaatttggtttgtttagaacgTTTGGTTGTTAGAATGTTTGGTTTGGTTGTTAGAatgtttggtttgtttagaaTGCTGGTTGTTACGGAAACGTGACATCACTTTATTACATGGCTCCTCATAACGCTGTAGAATGATCCATTCACTTGCATGGACCTTCCCAACGTTCGGGTGTCTCATGATATcgtatccacctctttccttaacccggaaatatgtatcgttgcgatggttacgatactgttttcaacttccgttcattctgttaacatgtgcgttctccgtagctaactagattatgcctcaacttagatttctttcgaaatgttgacaattctgccctcagcatgtatatactacatcatatataaccgatataaaatagaaaagtttacttttatatgcgttatgatatgttaagcaccgtaaaccgtcacgttaaaacagatacaatgcagcttcgccggaaatagaaaaccgtctcggtgtcatggcgacccccattgttggctgcggaatatcgtggataacAGACCGCTGATAAGGAGGCAGTTACAGGCAGTTACAGCGCCTCACTGTCAGCATGTACATGGGGCCTCACGGACACGGCCGCAGAGTGCAGCGCTGgagctgcctggctgcattaGCTGCTGGGTGTAGCAACTTGATCTGGGTAACACCGGTTGTTTTCATCAAGCCAAATCGGCCAAATCGTTTTTTGTTCACTTTTGCTCACTTAAAAAAACACTAAAGAGATTGTTGTACctaaaaaataatgtttccaaaatagtTTCAaaggttcatcaactcgtaaaaggcgaacttcagaggtctatttatGTCTTCTGCTTTCTGTTcatgtttgctggaaccaatcacaaactggcttatccaccagacgagcccggatcattggtctgattggttgaaggactatccaggcgtagagtcatttgaactatgcccttTGATCACACTTTTTGTGCATATCATGCCTTTTGACTCTCCGCACttatgttcaatctcaaaagatcaagcttggtctggtgatagccggGCTAGTCAGacatcttaaaataagtcaaactccTTTTTAAATTTAGTCAAATGATTTTGCAAGAAACCACCAATTAAGTCTCTGTATACGGAAAACAATAACaactatatattattattattattaataattaatattattatttattttgatataaaattaataaaaacacatggtcagatttttttttttttttttttttaaatatggtAACAAGGTGTCTAAAATGAGGATCTGAAAGTACTTACTTTGCAGCAGGTAATCATTTTCTTCAACATCTTCTTGTTCAATCTTCACTTCAATCTTAGCTATTGTCTGTTGCGTTTCATTGCCATCGTGGGACTCTGTGACGTATGTTTCTTCAACAtgttcttcatcatcttcttgTTCAATCTTCACTTCAATCTTAGCTATTGTCTGTTGCGTTTCATTGTCACTATCGTTGGACTCTGTGACGTATGTTTCTTCAAcatcttcttcatcatcttcttgTTCAATCTTCACTTCAATCTCCGCTATTGTCTGTTGCGTTTCATTGTCACTATCGTTGGACTCTGTGACGTATGCTTCTTCAAcatcttcttcatcatcttcttgTTCAATCTTCACTTCAATCTCCGCTAGGCCTATTGTCTGTTGCGTTTCATTGTCACTATCGTTGGACTCTGTGACgtctgtttcagttttacaatgAAAATCTTCATCATCCTGACATGCAATCATATGGCCATACTCCTCCTCTTTTATATCTTCTATCACCATCACGTTCAGTTGATCAGCCTGCATGCGTTTCCGTGACGGTACAGCCAAAACTCAACGAAAGTCCGAGATGATATCCCACAGACGATCTCATCCAAGTTTTCTCCAGCCTATCAAGGCAAGGCGAAAACAAAGGAGATCTTTTCAAGTTTTACATACAATACTCGAAAACAACATTAGGTTGTTATTACTGCCATCTATCTCTTCCCCATGTTCGATTAAGTTAACTTAAAAAAATCGACCGTCACGTAGGCCTAGACTATAAACATTAAACGAACCTACTTCGATATATCCACCACTACACATACACTTAGTAACTCACGAAGCTCTGTTGATGTGATATTTGTGGCGTTTAAGACGCAGAATCACGATTACCTACACAAAACAAGTATTCTTGATCAACCATCGCAGCTCGCAGCAGTTGAAAACAATCTGTGGCGAATGGAAATAACTCGTGGATTGTAGTTGGTAAACTATCCAGACAACTATGCATTACTGCCACCGCCTGGACTGGAGTGTCACTGCAATTTGGATCATTTTGTCTCGGTTAAGTACACATTTCGCAGTCGCACGGCACCGATAACGCCATTTCACTGCTTGCTTAATGTCGTAGATGTTAAGCGGTTCGGACCAGTTGAATGGACaggaatgaaacacacacacacacacacacacacagatggggtaTCTGCAACTGTTCACTGGACACAGAAAGAGGCAGTTTAGAATGTGCACACGTACAGCGGTCTCTCTCCCATTCCTCTCTACAGCATCCACTTAATTATGAATGATGTTATACATGATAATAATTAGATGAagaacaataaaacaatataaacaaaatgCTTTATTCGTTGTTTCTGTTGATCTTTGAAACTTACTGTGAAATCATTATCAGAGGCATACATAGTATTTGTCACATAGAACAGAGGCTCTCCACAAACCTTGCAGTGGCAGAGCTTATTTCTAGATTTAATTATCTTACTTCAAGAAATCTTCTCAAGTGAAactatcttgctgcatggacagatcATTTCAGTTGTTTTGAGTACcatttacctcagatttagtgtttttatcttgttttcaGACCCCTTTTTAGCGTTGTGGGAATCGAGGTTTTACGTAACATCAATTTCTATTTcaaatttcacttatagagtagCCTGGCTGGCGCCTACCACTTctggaacacccaggctacttatagagcggcaaaacattacacgtgTCATGGTGCATTCAatagtgttaaacattcagagagggcCCATGCCATGAGTATCCAGATTGACTGTGTTAGTTGTGGCTCCTCACTAGTGTGTATTAGCATGTGGGTTTTAAGATAGAAAACAATTCCGCCCTggatgcatttatgtgtgtaagcatgtgctCTTTAAGATGTGAGGCTCGTGCaaatgcttttccacactgggcacatttatgaggcttctctccagtgtgtgtcatcatgtgGACTTTAAGTGATGAAATGCGTGCGTAAGCTTTTccgcactggacacatttatgaggcttctctccagtatgtgtcaTCATGTGGACTTTAAGATGTGAAATTACAAGAAACGCTTtcccacactggacacattcatGAGGCCTCTCTCCGGTGTGAGTTACCAAGTGGGTTTTAAGAGTTGAGGGGTGTGTAAAATCTTTTccgcactggacacatttatgaggcttctctccggtgtgtgtgcgcatgtgggtTTTCAGATGCTGAAACTGTGAAAAAGCCTTTTCACACTGAGCACATTTATGAGGCCTCTCTCCACTGTGAATTACCAGATGGGTTTTAAGACCTGATATTTGTGAAAACTTTTTCCCACACTGGTTACAtgcatgaggcttctctccagtgtgagttAACATATGGCGGTTACGAGACATGTATGTCGAAAATCTTTTTTCACAATAGTCACATTTATgaggcctctctccagtgtgtactcGCATGTGGGTTTTAAGTTGTTGAGATTgtgaaaaaccttttccacactggctacattcatgaggcttctctccagtgtgtgtaagcatgtggctTTTAAGATGTGAAATCATATAAAATCCTTtcccacactgggcacatttatgaggtCTCTCTTCACTATGAGTCGAGAGGTGGTTTTTAAGAGTCGACATTTGTGAAAAAGTTTTTCCACACTGGAGacattcatgaggcttctctccagtgtgtgttagcAGATGGGTTTTAAGATGCGAAACTTGCGAAAACGTTTTCCCACACTCCACGCacttatgaggcttctctccagtgtgagatAAAATATGAACGTTAAGATGTGACAATTTTGAGAATGCTTTGCCGCACTGGTcacattcatgaggcttctcccctgtgtgtaacaacatgtgGGTTTTAAGAGTTCCACTTTGCGAAAAGGCTCTTTCACAGAAGACACATTTATAAGGCCTCGCCCCGGTGTGAGTCGACATATGTCTTTTAAGAGACAACGCGCTTGAGACCGTTTTTCCGCACTGGACACATTCGTGCTGCGTTTTGTCGTTAGAGTTCTGCTTTTCATTCCTGCATTCAACAgagtgtgtttgctggtgtTTCTCAAGTTCTCTCAGGGCTGTGAAACTCTCCCTGCAGACGGTGCAGTGGTGGAGACCTCCACTGAGTTCATCACTCTGTCCATGGATCATCTGTTGCGGGCGTTCTGATATACCTGGAAGAGTTACAAAATAAATTGAGAATGACAGACAGATGCTCTATTTTAACAGACAGATGTCCCATCATGACAGACAGATGTTCTATTATGACAGACAGATATTCCATTATGACAGACAGATGTTGTATTATGACAGACAGATGTTCTATCATGACAGACACGAATGGGGGTTATGATACAACTGGATTAGTTCCATCTCTTAACAGGATCCGAGGGAGCGATTGTCTTGAAGCATTCAATGCTATCTGCTTACACTGCATCCATTGAATATGCTCTTTTATTACATGGCTCCCCATAACGCTGTAGAATGATCCATTCACTTGCATGGACCTTCCCAACGTTCGGGTGTCTCATGATATCGTATAACAGACCGCTGATAAGGAGGCAGTTACAGGCAGTTACAGCGCCTCACTGTCAGCATGTACATGGGGCCTCACGGACACGGCCGCAGAGTGCAGCGCTGgagctgcctggctgcattaGCTGCTGGGTGTAGCAACTTGATCTGGGTAACACCGGTTGTTTTCATCAAGCCAAATCGGCCAAAACAATACGGAAACCAATAACAactgtatatttttttaattttgatataaaatgaataaaaaacacATGGTCAGATTTGATTTACATGCCGAAGCAGGGtatggtgtttttaaaaaaaaaatatatatatatggtaacAACTTGTCTAAAAAGAGGATCTGAAAGGACTTACTTTGCAGCAGgtaatcatcttcttcttcatcttcttcttgttCAATCTTCACTTCAATCTCCGCTATTGTCTGTTGCGTTTCATTGTCACTATCGTTGGACTCTGTGACGTCTGTTTCAGTTTCACAATGAAAATCTGGAAGCCTTCCTTCATCATCCTGACATGCAATCATATGGTCATATTCCTCCTCTTTTATATCTTCTATCACCATCACGTTCAGTTGGTCAGCTTGCTGCGCTTCCGTGACGGTACAGCCAAAACTCAACGAAAGTCCGAGATCCATGTTCCCAACGCACCACAGACGATGTCATCCAAGTTTTCTACAGCCTAGTCAAGGCAAGACGAAAACAAAAGGTTGCCATTCAAGATCTTTTCTAGTTTTACATACAATACTCGAAAACAACATTAGGTTACTGTTATCTGCCATCTATCTCTTCCCCATGTTCGATTAAGTTAACTTCAAAAATCGACCACCGTTATTGTGCGTCACGTAGCCAGCCTACCTCAATAAGTCCACCATCAACACACCGTTCAGTTCACAGAACTCTGCTGATGCGATGTTTATGAAATCATGTTGATCTTTACAAATTCAAGAACGTATGTCAGTAGGCTATATCCCTGATGAGAGTAGGCCTAAACAAAGC from Sardina pilchardus chromosome 1, fSarPil1.1, whole genome shotgun sequence includes:
- the LOC134076244 gene encoding zinc finger protein 665-like, producing the protein MDLGLSLSFGCTVTEAQQADQLNVMVIEDIKEEEYDHMIACQDDEGRLPDFHCETETDVTESNDSDNETQQTIAEIEVKIEQEEDEEEDDYLLQSISERPQQMIHGQSDELSGGLHHCTVCRESFTALRELEKHQQTHSVECRNEKQNSNDKTQHECVQCGKTVSSALSLKRHMSTHTGARPYKCVFCERAFSQSGTLKTHMLLHTGEKPHECDQCGKAFSKLSHLNVHILSHTGEKPHKCVECGKTFSQVSHLKTHLLTHTGEKPHECLQCGKTFSQMSTLKNHLSTHSEERPHKCAQCGKGFYMISHLKSHMLTHTGEKPHECSQCGKGFSQSQQLKTHMRVHTGERPHKCDYCEKRFSTYMSRNRHMLTHTGEKPHACNQCGKKFSQISGLKTHLVIHSGERPHKCAQCEKAFSQFQHLKTHMRTHTGEKPHKCVQCGKDFTHPSTLKTHLVTHTGERPHECVQCGKAFLVISHLKVHMMTHTGEKPHKCVQCGKAYARISSLKVHMMTHTGEKPHKCAQCGKAFARASHLKEHMLTHINASRAELFSILKPTFLAVPSRKRMQADQLNVMVIEDIKEEEYGHMIACQDDEDFHCKTETDVTESNDSDNETQQTIGLAEIEVKIEQEDDEEDVEEAYVTESNDSDNETQQTIAEIEVKIEQEDDEEDVEETYVTESNDSDNETQQTIAKIEVKIEQEDDEEHVEETYVTESHDGNETQQTIAKIEVKIEQEDVEENDYLLQSISERPQQMIHGQNDELSGGLHHCTVCRESFTALRELEKHQQTHSVECRNEKQNSSDKTQHECVQCGKTFSRALSVKRHMSTHTGARPYKCVCCGRAFSQIGTLRTHMLLHTGQKPHECDQCGKAFLKLSHLNVHILSHTGEKPHKCVECGKTFLLVSHLKSHLRTHTGEKPHECLQCGKAFAHPSNLKAHLRTHTGERLHECVQCGKTFFIISHLKVHMMTHTGEAPHKCVQCGKDFQYPSSLKTHMLTHTGEKPHKCAQCGKVFAHPSHLKAHLRTHTGERPHECVQCGKAFFIISHLKVHMMTHTGEAPHKCVQCGKDFPYPSSLKTHMLTHTGEKPHKCSQCGKVFARASHLKQHMRTHNASRAESFSILKPTC